Proteins from one Romboutsia sp. CE17 genomic window:
- the pth gene encoding aminoacyl-tRNA hydrolase produces MYVVVGLGNPGKQYEKTRHNVGFDVIDILSKEYDINVSKIKHKALIGEGRVGNEKVLLVKPQTYMNLSGETLIDIYNYYNIDMENIIVVYDDIDLDVGKIRIRKKGSGGTHNGMRSITKCLGSNDFPRVRVGVSKPRPGQDLADFVLSRFGKEESDNIELGLEKAAKAVDTMIRENIDLAMNKYNG; encoded by the coding sequence ATGTATGTAGTAGTAGGATTAGGTAATCCAGGTAAGCAATACGAAAAAACAAGACATAATGTTGGATTTGATGTTATAGATATTTTATCAAAGGAATATGATATAAACGTATCGAAAATAAAACATAAGGCTTTAATAGGAGAAGGTAGAGTTGGAAATGAAAAAGTTCTTTTAGTAAAGCCTCAAACATATATGAATTTAAGTGGAGAAACTTTAATTGATATTTATAACTATTATAATATTGATATGGAAAATATAATAGTAGTTTATGACGATATTGACTTAGATGTTGGAAAGATAAGAATAAGAAAAAAAGGAAGTGGTGGAACTCATAATGGCATGAGATCTATTACTAAGTGTTTAGGTTCTAATGACTTTCCGAGGGTTAGAGTTGGTGTATCTAAGCCTAGACCAGGACAAGATTTAGCAGATTTTGTTTTATCTAGATTTGGAAAAGAAGAAAGTGATAATATAGAATTAGGATTAGAAAAGGCTGCTAAAGCAGTAGATACTATGATAAGAGAAAATATTGACCTAGCTATGAATAAATACAATGGGTAA
- the mfd gene encoding transcription-repair coupling factor has protein sequence MNDVFIYPLQNSKEYKDVINCINSNKGSLLINGLLSVQKPHITYSIFKELNRPIVFVASTDLEAKKAYEDLSFYMKDKVVYLGYQDIYFYHLDAKDRNEEAKKLKVLLRLAKGEKIVLVTSTEAILKKYMPKEVLLNNTYNYKIGDKINLEELSERLVSLGYERVSKIEGFGQFSIRGGIVDIFSLEYTNPIRMELFDDEIDSIRTFDVFSQKSIDKIKKFTITPSREFIYPEKVNDAVEKLKKETGKLTNEDVFANIENIESKTYFEGIENYIDYIYPEENKSIFTYLNDNAIIFVNDISRLKERCENYINEFNENYKLNLERGLALKSQGRLLYHFNELDLIKGEKKLILNTLLPKPVNDFRISSVVNFESREVPTFNGKLDVLCEELNRLKYNGFKIILATNTLERAKKLNKELLDLGLETTVSRKRNIEIKSSQIIIVPAQISSGFEYKSIKFVVVTDNEMIGVHKRASNTKSKKKKKGQKIESFLDLNVGDYVVHENSGIGRYTGIEQISVNGIKKDYMKIIYQGGDNLYVPIDQMDKVQKYIGSDVEKVKLNKLGSSEWTRAKAKVKKEIEDMTKDLIELYAKREKVKGYKYSKDTPWQNEFESLFPHEETEDQLKAIKETKKDMESDKVMDRLICGDVGYGKTEVAIRAVFKACMDQKQVAVLVPTTILAQQHYNTFRERFENYPIRVEVLSRFKSPKQQKEIINDAKKGLVDVLIGTHRIISKDINLPNLGLVVIDEEQRFGVKHKESLKQIKSTVDVLTLSATPIPRTLHMSLSGIRDMSVIEEPPQERHPIITYVTEAKESVIQDEIEREISRGGQVFFVYNRVEHIEEMASKIKRLVPDAKVAVAHGRMTSKMLEDIILGFLNKEYDVLVCTTIIETGMDISNANTMIVYDADKMGLAQLYQLRGRVGRSSRQGYAYLMYEKDKVLSEIAEKRLKAIREFTEFGSGFKIAMRDLEIRGAGNILGSQQHGHMAVIGYDLYVKMLNDAIKKVKGEPILEEIDVEIDLSVNAYIPDTYISDELTKIEMYKKIASIESKEDMLEVQEELEDRFSDLPKSVQTLLKISYIKSLCKIMKVEKVRQVKDEIWLLPLTKYKTKEKVGYKIVKELEELLETMCSMKEQ, from the coding sequence ATGAATGATGTATTTATATACCCTTTGCAAAACTCCAAAGAATATAAAGATGTAATAAATTGCATAAATAGTAATAAAGGCTCATTATTAATTAATGGCCTTTTATCAGTTCAAAAACCTCATATAACTTATTCTATATTTAAAGAATTAAATAGACCTATAGTCTTTGTAGCGAGCACTGATTTAGAAGCTAAAAAAGCTTATGAGGATTTAAGTTTTTATATGAAAGATAAAGTAGTGTATCTTGGATATCAAGATATATACTTTTATCATTTAGATGCAAAGGATAGAAATGAAGAAGCTAAAAAGCTTAAAGTTCTTTTAAGATTAGCTAAAGGAGAGAAGATTGTTTTAGTAACTTCCACTGAAGCTATTCTTAAAAAATATATGCCAAAAGAAGTACTACTTAATAATACTTATAATTATAAGATAGGGGATAAGATAAACCTAGAAGAGTTAAGTGAGAGACTTGTTTCTCTAGGTTATGAAAGAGTGTCTAAAATAGAAGGCTTTGGACAGTTTAGTATAAGAGGTGGAATTGTTGATATTTTTTCGTTAGAATATACAAATCCAATTCGTATGGAATTATTTGATGATGAGATAGATTCTATACGAACTTTTGACGTTTTTTCACAAAAATCAATTGACAAGATTAAGAAGTTTACAATAACACCTTCAAGAGAATTTATTTATCCTGAAAAAGTTAATGATGCTGTTGAAAAATTAAAAAAGGAAACAGGAAAATTAACTAATGAAGATGTTTTTGCGAATATAGAGAATATAGAAAGTAAAACATATTTTGAAGGGATAGAAAATTATATAGACTACATTTATCCAGAAGAAAATAAAAGTATTTTTACATACTTAAATGATAATGCCATTATTTTTGTAAATGATATTTCTAGACTTAAGGAAAGATGCGAAAATTACATTAATGAGTTCAATGAAAACTATAAGTTAAACTTAGAGAGAGGACTAGCTTTAAAAAGTCAAGGTAGATTACTATACCATTTCAATGAATTAGATTTAATTAAAGGTGAAAAGAAGCTAATATTAAATACTCTTTTACCTAAGCCTGTAAATGACTTTAGAATTAGTAGTGTAGTTAACTTTGAGTCAAGAGAAGTTCCAACCTTCAATGGTAAGCTAGATGTTTTATGCGAAGAATTAAATAGATTAAAATACAATGGATTTAAAATAATACTAGCTACTAATACATTAGAAAGAGCTAAAAAATTAAATAAAGAGTTATTAGATTTAGGATTAGAAACAACAGTATCAAGAAAAAGAAATATTGAAATAAAATCATCTCAAATAATTATTGTACCTGCACAAATTAGTAGTGGATTTGAATATAAATCAATAAAATTTGTAGTGGTTACAGATAATGAAATGATAGGAGTACATAAAAGAGCCTCTAATACAAAAAGTAAAAAGAAGAAAAAAGGACAAAAAATAGAATCTTTCTTAGATTTAAATGTTGGAGATTATGTAGTTCATGAAAATAGTGGTATAGGAAGATATACAGGGATAGAACAAATTTCTGTAAATGGAATAAAGAAAGACTACATGAAGATAATCTATCAAGGTGGAGATAACTTATATGTTCCTATAGACCAAATGGATAAGGTACAAAAATATATAGGTTCTGATGTTGAAAAAGTTAAGCTAAATAAGCTTGGTTCAAGTGAGTGGACTAGAGCTAAGGCTAAGGTTAAAAAAGAAATAGAAGATATGACTAAAGACCTTATAGAGCTTTATGCTAAAAGAGAAAAAGTAAAAGGCTATAAATACTCTAAAGATACTCCATGGCAAAATGAATTTGAATCTCTATTCCCACATGAGGAAACAGAGGATCAATTAAAGGCTATAAAAGAAACTAAAAAAGATATGGAATCAGATAAGGTTATGGATAGACTTATATGTGGTGATGTTGGATATGGAAAAACGGAGGTAGCTATAAGAGCTGTATTTAAAGCTTGTATGGATCAAAAACAAGTTGCAGTACTAGTTCCTACTACTATACTTGCACAGCAACATTACAACACATTTAGAGAAAGATTTGAAAACTATCCAATAAGAGTAGAGGTATTAAGTAGATTTAAATCACCTAAGCAACAGAAAGAAATAATAAATGATGCAAAAAAAGGTCTAGTAGATGTTCTTATAGGAACTCATAGAATTATATCTAAAGATATAAATTTACCGAACTTAGGTTTAGTTGTTATTGATGAAGAGCAAAGATTTGGTGTTAAGCATAAAGAATCACTTAAGCAAATCAAGTCTACAGTTGATGTTCTTACATTATCAGCAACACCTATACCAAGAACATTGCATATGTCTCTAAGTGGAATAAGAGATATGAGTGTTATAGAAGAACCTCCACAAGAAAGACACCCTATTATAACTTATGTAACAGAAGCAAAAGAGAGTGTAATTCAAGATGAAATAGAAAGAGAAATCTCAAGAGGAGGTCAAGTATTCTTTGTATATAATAGAGTTGAGCATATAGAAGAAATGGCAAGTAAAATAAAAAGATTAGTACCAGATGCTAAAGTTGCTGTAGCTCATGGAAGAATGACTTCTAAAATGTTAGAGGATATAATTTTAGGATTTTTGAATAAAGAATACGACGTTTTAGTTTGTACCACAATTATTGAAACAGGAATGGATATATCTAATGCAAATACAATGATAGTATATGATGCAGACAAAATGGGACTAGCTCAGCTTTATCAGTTAAGAGGTAGGGTTGGAAGAAGTTCTAGACAAGGATATGCATATCTAATGTATGAAAAAGATAAAGTATTAAGTGAAATAGCTGAAAAAAGATTAAAAGCTATAAGGGAGTTTACAGAATTTGGATCAGGGTTTAAAATAGCAATGAGAGACCTTGAAATCAGAGGTGCTGGAAACATACTAGGTTCACAACAACATGGACATATGGCAGTAATAGGATATGATTTATATGTAAAGATGCTAAATGATGCCATAAAAAAGGTAAAAGGAGAACCTATATTAGAAGAGATAGATGTAGAGATAGATTTAAGTGTTAATGCATATATACCAGATACTTATATATCTGATGAGCTGACTAAGATAGAGATGTATAAAAAAATTGCATCTATTGAAAGTAAAGAGGATATGCTAGAAGTACAAGAAGAATTAGAAGATAGATTCTCTGATTTGCCAAAATCTGTACAAACATTATTAAAAATATCTTATATAAAATCTCTATGTAAAATAATGAAAG
- a CDS encoding prepilin peptidase: MIYIIITSTILTYFTDKYLKNKSREINQITYNTSILYILIIILNLCIYKKYGLTIDFIKYIFLIPFLLGISIIDYRTTYIYDITIVSGIIIQGVILISSITIEKDFTNHIGGLFIGIIVSYLLAKLTKGLGDGDIGLFALCCFTLGYNYSLYLMFLSYIIAFIYCIYIILKKNKSIKESIAFAPFISLATILIMLTENSLMNSYFEIINKVL, from the coding sequence ATGATTTACATTATAATAACATCTACAATTTTAACTTATTTTACAGATAAGTATTTAAAAAATAAAAGCAGAGAAATAAACCAAATTACATATAATACTTCTATACTATATATATTAATAATAATTTTAAATCTTTGTATATATAAAAAATATGGACTAACAATAGATTTTATAAAATATATCTTTTTAATTCCGTTTTTATTAGGAATATCAATAATTGATTATCGAACTACTTACATATATGATATAACAATAGTTAGTGGTATAATTATTCAAGGTGTAATTTTAATAAGTTCAATAACTATAGAAAAAGATTTTACAAATCATATAGGTGGACTATTTATAGGTATAATAGTATCATATCTTTTAGCAAAATTAACTAAAGGGTTAGGAGATGGAGATATTGGTCTATTTGCATTATGTTGTTTTACATTAGGATATAATTATAGCTTATATTTAATGTTCTTATCATATATAATAGCATTTATATACTGTATCTACATAATTTTAAAAAAAAATAAATCTATAAAAGAAAGTATAGCATTTGCACCATTCATATCATTAGCAACAATTTTGATAATGCTAACTGAAAATAGTTTGATGAATAGCTATTTTGAGATAATTAATAAAGTGTTATAA